A stretch of Bombus huntii isolate Logan2020A chromosome 7, iyBomHunt1.1, whole genome shotgun sequence DNA encodes these proteins:
- the LOC126867873 gene encoding uncharacterized protein LOC126867873 isoform X2 → MASIMGLQQPAASQDTVDYTGYLQSTQCHQVHGSQTNGQIQSTQKSPSNDHNTSFTSTKGLLNGPGQNNCFLNSAVQVLWHLDIFRRSFRELSGHACMRESCIFCALKDLFSQLQFSQESALPPDTLRRALAESFLDQQRFQLGFMDDAAECFENILLRIHLHIASGEAEDMCSARHCVPHQKFAMTLVEQSVCGACGATSEPLPFTQMVHYVSASALTSQARQTPPNSRNSPDLFGQLLRKAGGMGDIRDCPSSCGAKIQICRTLMNRPEIVSVGVVWDSERPSLEHIMDVFATVGTSLRLSDVFHSVVDSRWGASTVHNLVGVVTYYGKHYSTFFFHTKLKVWIYFDDATVKEIGPRWEQVVEKCRRGRYQPLLLLYATPGGTPVNTENAPKTVTPFPNGNGLKTPPKNNVRRSITPSPEKPSINSTARRAITPNPDSPPHPYTQRRIYSDYQNLTDIQNNIFGNQGVDTVDGEAESKYISRRAVENVMQQQKKQQMQLTRSLSAGSTPQDAISIPDHLNVPRRRDSGNWSGDRNSASSSSSTTMDNPYLYIVNKMQRNSGVPKSPTSKSGELSSSSSGHYDAGYDSYSLSSTDSLPLQQGLKHNLQIPEGYQASSGDDCERLCKETDALLDKSRAAEDAGDLSTAVALCSAASSKARAAMDAPYNNPHTIRTARMKHNTCVMRTRSLHRRMLQEQATANGEKEEGAPEGRHSRENSKSGQHSRQSSRDKGNHSRQNSRELLVNPPSTTTDKPATKSIEIYATLPKKKTLRSKATAVNVIEDEEYMLYDRPMQRTGLFSRTKRCDDDKKDKKRARSEERNKNVSKDFSIAPSRSSPSPKGAKVEKSKENDTIANNVRNSQPNNANGEQKQGKKQHKIRRKLLMGGLIKRKNRSMPDLREGQDGQANASVEGTSNTLPKQSVDDSSVGLKGNEVCQSLSGYLSEGHLEFTGNSNGSPGSTSNPNLERSRLMRKSFHGSAGKVLHVAKVPPPPPLRTTSQLSKSKCSGEVHNEQQSEKSVYPTSESQCTSNPPQDQNGTYWNHVNATNSAGGANRTSNYADYSSESHSLPFLPSYSIEQNSANVPTSCPSNYNSKPRIQDDVVQYANGILYEPTFVVTRADVHNEQSPVKQQNQVDSLPPYPESGNVSHSRQPSEDFPPPPYPSIHSVSHSRQASEDFPPPPPPIDESSNHVHDQQQYQEQYQHQYQQQQYQQYQQHQHQQQIVHMQQRQQQLDNQHISSLLSQLQMKRDQILACEASREEKRSEEQEEEEKSSGETWLRELQAKQAERRMKKQGPLEQDIPKVRSSAPTISGPTIARRTSDLMMNSLGQSYDQSSRDVPDCPRVVSSVKDMAARFEQIKLQPVPKTEPDQKILMKQNVNCVSPSPLLDAPQDVQVEESRPMKLSTENLANFTKTDNSSSQSIMNSSFESSSSQNSFISTTAPNNPMQIQQSGLNQAIMSMSLTLPHENGLPIDYPEDDISEVAMQNTIQNTTILPSEDDIAPRKVKRRIGKKKSVSFCDQVVLVATAEDDEKDSYIPNPILERVLRSAMNKPETAQVLREIRSLQEAEMNRENCTATKFQQQTLPLKSEADSVPATPYQDQLRSVNPIPIPDTIKPTFGRQNSNESVGSLSDKKLCSSYGNEGQDVVRDTYSGLPNVSKPPTSYSPQLQQQIRYSQNGYMPYLQSQSTYPQAQTSHPRNQGIPLSQTQKPASPYPTQIQYVQNNVQQQKGMSQKSSYQTYYQLEQQHNQMNKQMSQQQQPNINQRITNHNASPITVQHSQQQFVYPPTQSPSPYQNQYSHSSYQGYPYQSVPQQNRINQPLPQYQPPPNPPTSYQQQQSMQNYQQRHDNYQRAPQKADQQNILAPNQTYPNALQNGQIQSNMKYPTYQHPPVSKQSKQMHFVPTSKGNPTVTQSTSPLQKPTVGGTARTAPCHLCRKKQVSEPAIYCSDCDFYMSRFRPKN, encoded by the exons GAAAACATTCTTCTGCGTATACATCTTCACATAGCCAGCGGAGAGGCGGAAGACATGTGCAGCGCGAGACACTGCGTGCCACATCAGAAGTTCGCCATGACGTTGGTCGAGCAAAGCGTTTGCGGAGCTTGCGGCGCAACCTCGGAGCCTCTGCCTTTTACACAG ATGGTTCATTACGTGTCAGCGTCGGCACTGACGTCGCAAGCTCGACAGACACCTCCGAATTCGCGAAACAGTCCGGATCTCTTCGGTCAGCTCTTGCGAAAAGCCGGAGGCATGGGCGACATCAGGGACTGTCCG AGCTCCTGCGGTGcgaaaatccaaatctgtcggaCCCTGATGAACCGACCGGAAATCGTTTCCGTCGGAGTTGTATGGGATAGCGAACGGCCGTCGTTGGAGCATATCATGGACGTTTTCGCAACCGTGGGAACGTCCCTCAGATTGAGCGATGTTTTCCACAGTGTAGTGGACTCTCGATGGGGTGCCTCGACCGTGCACAATCTCGTTGGAGTCGTCACATATTACGGGAAACACTACTCCACCTTCTTTTTTCACACTAAACTGAAG GTATGGATTTACTTTGACGACGCAACCGTCAAAGAAATTGGACCACGGTGGGAACAGGTGGTAGAAAAGTGCAGAAGAGGCAGATATCAGCCGTTGCTTTTGCTGTACGCAACTCCTGGAGGAACTCCGGTGAATACAGAGAATGCCCCGAAAACCGTGACGCCTTTTCCGAACGGAAATGGACTGAAGACACCCCCGAAGAATAATGTTCGACGATCGATCACGCCCAGCCCGGAAAAACCATCGATCAACAGTACCGCCAGACGTGCCATCACACCAAATCCTGATAGTCCTCCTCACCCTTACACGCAACGCAGGATTTATAGTGATTATCAGAATCTGACAGACATTCAGAACAACATCTTTGGAAATCAG GGTGTTGATACCGTCGATGGAGAGGCGGAATCCAAGTATATCAGTCGACGTGCCGTGGAAAACGTGATGCAACAGCAGAAGAAACAGCAAATGCAGCTGACACGTAGTCTAAGCGCAGGATCGACACCACAGGATGCTATCAGTATTCCTGACCACTTGAACGTACCACGGAGGCGAGATTCTGGAAACTGGTCTGGTGACCGGAACAGCGCTTCCTCGAGTTCCTCCACCACGATGGATAATCCGTATTTGTACATCGTCAATAAAATGCAGAGGAACTCGGGTGTGCCAAAAAGCCCGACCAGCAAATCTGGAGAACTCTCAAGTAGTAGCAGTGGCCATTACGATGCTGGATACGACTCGTATTCTTTGTCGTCCACGGATAGCCTTCCGCTCCAACAAGGGCTGAAGCATAACCTGCAG ATTCCGGAAGGCTACCAAGCTTCTTCAGGCGACGACTGCGAGCGCCTCTGCAAAGAAACTGATGCACTCTTGGACAAATCTCGAGCTGCTGAGGACGCGGGCGACCTCAGCACCGCGGTCGCTTTGTGCAGTGCAGCCAGCAGCAAAGCTAGAGCCGCCATGGATGCACCGTACAACAATCCTCACACTATCAGAACAGCAAGGATGAAGCACAATACTTGCGTGATGAGGACCAGGAGTCTCCACAGAAGAATGTTGCAGGAGCAAGCAACAGCGAATGGAGAAAAGGAAG AAGGAGCACCAGAAGGCAGACATTCACGAGAGAACAGCAAATCTGGCCAACACTCTCGACAGAGTTCCAGGGACAAAGGAAATCATTCTCGACAAAACAGCCGAGAACTCCTAGTAAATCCTCCCTCTACAACTACCGACAAACCTGCCACAAAGAGCATCGAGATCTACGCCACGTTACCAAAAAAGAAGACCTTACGCAGCAAGGCAACAGCCGTGAATGTGATCGAGGATGAGGAGTACATGTTGTACGATCGACCAATGCAAAGGACAGGATTATTCAGTCGTACCAAACGTTGTGACGATGATAAGAAAGACAAGAAGCGAGCTCGAAGTgaagaaagaaacaagaacGTCTCTAAAGACTTCTCCATTGCTCCCTCCCGTTCTTCTCCCTCGCCGAAAGGAGCTAAAGTGGAAAAATCTAAAGAAAATGACACGATTGCCAATAATGTACGAAATTCTCAACCGAATAACGCCAATGGTGAACAAAAACAAGGCAAAAAGCAACacaaaattagaagaaaattattgatGGGTGGGTTGATCAAGAGGAAGAATAGGAGCATGCCAGATTTACGAGAAGGCCAGGATGGACAAGCAAATGCCAGCGTGGAGGGTACCTCCAACACTTTACCGAAGCAGTCAGTGGACGATTCAAGCGTTGGTTTAAAGGGCAACGAGGTGTGCCAATCTCTAAGCGGCTATTTATCAGAAGGACACCTAGAGTTTACTGGAAATAGTAATGGTAGCCCAGGCAGTACTAGTAATCCAAATTTGGAGAGAAGTCGTCTAATGAGGAAGAGCTTCCACGGCAGCGCCGGCAAAGTGTTACACGTAGCGAAGGTTCCTCCGCCTCCTCCGCTCAGGACCACTTCTCAACTTAGCAAGTCTAAGTGTTCGGGCGAAGTGCACAACGAGCAGCAATCTGAAAAATCGGTCTATCCAACATCAGAAAGTCAATGTACTTCTAATCCACCTCAAGATCAGAATGGAACATATTGGAATCATGTAAACGCGACAAATTCAGCTGGTGGAGCTAATAGAACGTCTAATTACGCCGATTACTCGTCCGAGTCTCATTCTCTTCCATTCTTACCCTCTTATAGTATAGAACAAAATAGCGCGAATGTACCAACGTCCTGTCCGTCGAATTATAACAGCAAACCTAGAATTCAGGATGACGTGGTACAGTATGCTAATGGAATCTTGTATGAACCCACGTTTGTGGTTACCAGAGCGGATGTGCACAATGAACAGAGTCCTGTAAAACAGCAAAATCAAGTGGATTCTCTGCCTCCATATCCTGAAAGTGGAAATGTTTCTCATTCGAGACAACCCAGCGAAGACTTTCCCCCTCCGCCATATCCTTCTATTCATTCTGTATCTCATTCGAGACAAGCTAGCGAGGACTTTCCACCACCGCCACCTCCTATTGATGAAAGCTCTAACCATGTTCATGATCAACAACAGTATCAGGAACAGTATCAACATCAGTATCAGCAACAACAATATCAGCAGTATCAACAACACCAGCACCAGCAACAGATCGTACATATGCAGCAGCGTCAACAGCAGCTGGATAATCAGCATATTAGTAGCTTATTGTCCCAGTTGCAGATGAAAAGGGATCAAATTTTAGCCTGTGAAGCTTcaagagaggaaaagagatCCGAAGAACaggaggaagaagagaaatcGTCTGGAGAGACTTGGTTACGTGAATTGCAGGCAAAACAGGCAGAGAGGAGGATGAAGAAGCAGGGTCCTCTTGAACAAGATATTCCAAAAGTTAGATCGTCTGCTCCAACAATTTCAGGACCAACGATCGCCAGGAGAACGAGCGATTTGATGATGAATAGTCTTGGCCAAAGTTACGATCAGTCCAGTCGGGATGTGCCCGATTGTCCAAGGGTCGTTTCTTCTGTTAAAGACATGGCTGCTAGATTCGAGCAAATTAAGTTGCAACCAGTGCCTAAAACAGAACCAGACCAGAAAATTCTAATGAAGCAAAATGTGAACTGTGTTTCTCCTTCTCCACTATTAGATGCTCCTCAGGATGTACAAGTGGAAGAATCGAGGCCAATGAAGCTATCTACAGAAAATCTGGCGAACTTTACTAAAACTGACAATTCCTCGAGTCAGTCGATCATGAATTCGAGCTTCGAATCTAGTTCCAGTCAGAACAGTTTTATTTCCACTACAGCCCCGAATAATCCCATGCAAATACAGCAGAGCGGATTAAATCAAGCAATCATGTCGATGTCTCTTACGCTGCCACACGAAAACGGCTTGCCTATTGATTATCCAGAGGATGATATCAGCGAAGTTGCTATGCAGAATACCATACAGAATACGACGATTCTACCAAGTGAGGACGATATCGCGCCGAGGAAAGTGAAACGACGaataggaaaaaagaagagcgTATCGTTCTGTGACCAAGTCGTTCTCGTTGCAACTGCAGAGGACGACGAGAAAGATTCTTATATACCTAATCCGATTCTGGAAAGGGTTCTTCGATCAGCGATGAACAAGCCAGAAACTGCTCAAGTCCTTCGAGAGATTAGAAGTCTTCAGGAAGCGGAGATGAATAGAGAGAATTGCACTGCCACCAAATTCCAACAGCAGACGCTGCCATTGAAAAGCGAAGCGGACAGTGTTCCTGCAACTCCGTATCAAGATCAGTTGAGAAGCGTGAACCCTATACCTATACCAGACACGATTAAACCTACTTTTGGAAGGCAAAATTCAAACGAGTCGGTGGGATCATTGTCAGACAAGAAATTATGTAGTTCTTATGGTAATGAAGGGCAGGATGTTGTCAGGGATACCTACTCAGGACTTCCCAATGTATCCAAACCACCTACATCGTATTCTCCGCAACTCCAGCAACAGATAAGATACTCTCAGAATGGATACATGCCATATTTGCAGTCTCAGTCAACGTATCCCCAAGCACAGACGTCTCATCCAAGAAACCAAGGCATTCCTCTGTCTCAAACCCAGAAACCAGCCAGTCCTTACCCCACTCAAATTCAGTATGTACAGAACAACGTGCAGCAACAAAAAGGAATGTCCCAAAAGAGCAGCTATCAGACTTATTACCAGTTAGAACAACAACATAATCAGATGAACAAGCAGATGTCTCAGCAACAGCAACCTAACATAAACCAGAGGATTACGAATCACAATGCAAGTCCCATAACTGTTCAGCATTCGCAGCAGCAATTTGTATATCCACCAACTCAATCTCCAAGCCCTTATCAGAACCAATACAGCCACAGTTCCTATCAAGGCTATCCCTACCAATCTGTTCCTCAGCAGAATAGAATAAACCAACCTCTTCCACAGTATCAACCACCACCCAATCCTCCAACTTCCTATCAACAACAACAGAGCATGCAGAATTATCAACAAAGACACGATAATTATCAGAGAGCACCGCAGAAGGCCGATCAACAAAATATTTTGGCACCAAATCAAACGTATCCTAATGCATTGCAAAATGGCCAGATTCAGTCGAATATGAAGTATCCCACGTACCAGCATCCCCCTGTGTCTAAACAGAGCAAACAAATGCATTTTGTACCTACGTCAAAGGGTAACCCAACAGTGACACAATCTACGTCTCCGTTACAAAAGCCTACGGTTGGTGGCACTGCAAGAACCGCACCGTGTCATCTCTGCCGGAAGAAACAGGTGTCTGAACCTGCTATTTACTGTTCAGACTGCGACTTTTACATGTCTCGTTTCCGGCCAAAAAATTGA
- the LOC126867873 gene encoding uncharacterized protein LOC126867873 isoform X1, with protein sequence MASIMGLQQPAASQDTVDYTGYLQSTQCHQVHGSQTNGQIQSTQKSPSNDHNTSFTSTKGLLNGPGQNNCFLNSAVQVLWHLDIFRRSFRELSGHACMRESCIFCALKDLFSQLQFSQESALPPDTLRRALAESFLDQQRFQLGFMDDAAECFENILLRIHLHIASGEAEDMCSARHCVPHQKFAMTLVEQSVCGACGATSEPLPFTQMVHYVSASALTSQARQTPPNSRNSPDLFGQLLRKAGGMGDIRDCPSSCGAKIQICRTLMNRPEIVSVGVVWDSERPSLEHIMDVFATVGTSLRLSDVFHSVVDSRWGASTVHNLVGVVTYYGKHYSTFFFHTKLKVWIYFDDATVKEIGPRWEQVVEKCRRGRYQPLLLLYATPGGTPVNTENAPKTVTPFPNGNGLKTPPKNNVRRSITPSPEKPSINSTARRAITPNPDSPPHPYTQRRIYSDYQNLTDIQNNIFGNQGVDTVDGEAESKYISRRAVENVMQQQKKQQMQLTRSLSAGSTPQDAISIPDHLNVPRRRDSGNWSGDRNSASSSSSTTMDNPYLYIVNKMQRNSGVPKSPTSKSGELSSSSSGHYDAGYDSYSLSSTDSLPLQQGLKHNLQLAQIPEGYQASSGDDCERLCKETDALLDKSRAAEDAGDLSTAVALCSAASSKARAAMDAPYNNPHTIRTARMKHNTCVMRTRSLHRRMLQEQATANGEKEEGAPEGRHSRENSKSGQHSRQSSRDKGNHSRQNSRELLVNPPSTTTDKPATKSIEIYATLPKKKTLRSKATAVNVIEDEEYMLYDRPMQRTGLFSRTKRCDDDKKDKKRARSEERNKNVSKDFSIAPSRSSPSPKGAKVEKSKENDTIANNVRNSQPNNANGEQKQGKKQHKIRRKLLMGGLIKRKNRSMPDLREGQDGQANASVEGTSNTLPKQSVDDSSVGLKGNEVCQSLSGYLSEGHLEFTGNSNGSPGSTSNPNLERSRLMRKSFHGSAGKVLHVAKVPPPPPLRTTSQLSKSKCSGEVHNEQQSEKSVYPTSESQCTSNPPQDQNGTYWNHVNATNSAGGANRTSNYADYSSESHSLPFLPSYSIEQNSANVPTSCPSNYNSKPRIQDDVVQYANGILYEPTFVVTRADVHNEQSPVKQQNQVDSLPPYPESGNVSHSRQPSEDFPPPPYPSIHSVSHSRQASEDFPPPPPPIDESSNHVHDQQQYQEQYQHQYQQQQYQQYQQHQHQQQIVHMQQRQQQLDNQHISSLLSQLQMKRDQILACEASREEKRSEEQEEEEKSSGETWLRELQAKQAERRMKKQGPLEQDIPKVRSSAPTISGPTIARRTSDLMMNSLGQSYDQSSRDVPDCPRVVSSVKDMAARFEQIKLQPVPKTEPDQKILMKQNVNCVSPSPLLDAPQDVQVEESRPMKLSTENLANFTKTDNSSSQSIMNSSFESSSSQNSFISTTAPNNPMQIQQSGLNQAIMSMSLTLPHENGLPIDYPEDDISEVAMQNTIQNTTILPSEDDIAPRKVKRRIGKKKSVSFCDQVVLVATAEDDEKDSYIPNPILERVLRSAMNKPETAQVLREIRSLQEAEMNRENCTATKFQQQTLPLKSEADSVPATPYQDQLRSVNPIPIPDTIKPTFGRQNSNESVGSLSDKKLCSSYGNEGQDVVRDTYSGLPNVSKPPTSYSPQLQQQIRYSQNGYMPYLQSQSTYPQAQTSHPRNQGIPLSQTQKPASPYPTQIQYVQNNVQQQKGMSQKSSYQTYYQLEQQHNQMNKQMSQQQQPNINQRITNHNASPITVQHSQQQFVYPPTQSPSPYQNQYSHSSYQGYPYQSVPQQNRINQPLPQYQPPPNPPTSYQQQQSMQNYQQRHDNYQRAPQKADQQNILAPNQTYPNALQNGQIQSNMKYPTYQHPPVSKQSKQMHFVPTSKGNPTVTQSTSPLQKPTVGGTARTAPCHLCRKKQVSEPAIYCSDCDFYMSRFRPKN encoded by the exons GAAAACATTCTTCTGCGTATACATCTTCACATAGCCAGCGGAGAGGCGGAAGACATGTGCAGCGCGAGACACTGCGTGCCACATCAGAAGTTCGCCATGACGTTGGTCGAGCAAAGCGTTTGCGGAGCTTGCGGCGCAACCTCGGAGCCTCTGCCTTTTACACAG ATGGTTCATTACGTGTCAGCGTCGGCACTGACGTCGCAAGCTCGACAGACACCTCCGAATTCGCGAAACAGTCCGGATCTCTTCGGTCAGCTCTTGCGAAAAGCCGGAGGCATGGGCGACATCAGGGACTGTCCG AGCTCCTGCGGTGcgaaaatccaaatctgtcggaCCCTGATGAACCGACCGGAAATCGTTTCCGTCGGAGTTGTATGGGATAGCGAACGGCCGTCGTTGGAGCATATCATGGACGTTTTCGCAACCGTGGGAACGTCCCTCAGATTGAGCGATGTTTTCCACAGTGTAGTGGACTCTCGATGGGGTGCCTCGACCGTGCACAATCTCGTTGGAGTCGTCACATATTACGGGAAACACTACTCCACCTTCTTTTTTCACACTAAACTGAAG GTATGGATTTACTTTGACGACGCAACCGTCAAAGAAATTGGACCACGGTGGGAACAGGTGGTAGAAAAGTGCAGAAGAGGCAGATATCAGCCGTTGCTTTTGCTGTACGCAACTCCTGGAGGAACTCCGGTGAATACAGAGAATGCCCCGAAAACCGTGACGCCTTTTCCGAACGGAAATGGACTGAAGACACCCCCGAAGAATAATGTTCGACGATCGATCACGCCCAGCCCGGAAAAACCATCGATCAACAGTACCGCCAGACGTGCCATCACACCAAATCCTGATAGTCCTCCTCACCCTTACACGCAACGCAGGATTTATAGTGATTATCAGAATCTGACAGACATTCAGAACAACATCTTTGGAAATCAG GGTGTTGATACCGTCGATGGAGAGGCGGAATCCAAGTATATCAGTCGACGTGCCGTGGAAAACGTGATGCAACAGCAGAAGAAACAGCAAATGCAGCTGACACGTAGTCTAAGCGCAGGATCGACACCACAGGATGCTATCAGTATTCCTGACCACTTGAACGTACCACGGAGGCGAGATTCTGGAAACTGGTCTGGTGACCGGAACAGCGCTTCCTCGAGTTCCTCCACCACGATGGATAATCCGTATTTGTACATCGTCAATAAAATGCAGAGGAACTCGGGTGTGCCAAAAAGCCCGACCAGCAAATCTGGAGAACTCTCAAGTAGTAGCAGTGGCCATTACGATGCTGGATACGACTCGTATTCTTTGTCGTCCACGGATAGCCTTCCGCTCCAACAAGGGCTGAAGCATAACCTGCAG CTTGCCCAGATTCCGGAAGGCTACCAAGCTTCTTCAGGCGACGACTGCGAGCGCCTCTGCAAAGAAACTGATGCACTCTTGGACAAATCTCGAGCTGCTGAGGACGCGGGCGACCTCAGCACCGCGGTCGCTTTGTGCAGTGCAGCCAGCAGCAAAGCTAGAGCCGCCATGGATGCACCGTACAACAATCCTCACACTATCAGAACAGCAAGGATGAAGCACAATACTTGCGTGATGAGGACCAGGAGTCTCCACAGAAGAATGTTGCAGGAGCAAGCAACAGCGAATGGAGAAAAGGAAG AAGGAGCACCAGAAGGCAGACATTCACGAGAGAACAGCAAATCTGGCCAACACTCTCGACAGAGTTCCAGGGACAAAGGAAATCATTCTCGACAAAACAGCCGAGAACTCCTAGTAAATCCTCCCTCTACAACTACCGACAAACCTGCCACAAAGAGCATCGAGATCTACGCCACGTTACCAAAAAAGAAGACCTTACGCAGCAAGGCAACAGCCGTGAATGTGATCGAGGATGAGGAGTACATGTTGTACGATCGACCAATGCAAAGGACAGGATTATTCAGTCGTACCAAACGTTGTGACGATGATAAGAAAGACAAGAAGCGAGCTCGAAGTgaagaaagaaacaagaacGTCTCTAAAGACTTCTCCATTGCTCCCTCCCGTTCTTCTCCCTCGCCGAAAGGAGCTAAAGTGGAAAAATCTAAAGAAAATGACACGATTGCCAATAATGTACGAAATTCTCAACCGAATAACGCCAATGGTGAACAAAAACAAGGCAAAAAGCAACacaaaattagaagaaaattattgatGGGTGGGTTGATCAAGAGGAAGAATAGGAGCATGCCAGATTTACGAGAAGGCCAGGATGGACAAGCAAATGCCAGCGTGGAGGGTACCTCCAACACTTTACCGAAGCAGTCAGTGGACGATTCAAGCGTTGGTTTAAAGGGCAACGAGGTGTGCCAATCTCTAAGCGGCTATTTATCAGAAGGACACCTAGAGTTTACTGGAAATAGTAATGGTAGCCCAGGCAGTACTAGTAATCCAAATTTGGAGAGAAGTCGTCTAATGAGGAAGAGCTTCCACGGCAGCGCCGGCAAAGTGTTACACGTAGCGAAGGTTCCTCCGCCTCCTCCGCTCAGGACCACTTCTCAACTTAGCAAGTCTAAGTGTTCGGGCGAAGTGCACAACGAGCAGCAATCTGAAAAATCGGTCTATCCAACATCAGAAAGTCAATGTACTTCTAATCCACCTCAAGATCAGAATGGAACATATTGGAATCATGTAAACGCGACAAATTCAGCTGGTGGAGCTAATAGAACGTCTAATTACGCCGATTACTCGTCCGAGTCTCATTCTCTTCCATTCTTACCCTCTTATAGTATAGAACAAAATAGCGCGAATGTACCAACGTCCTGTCCGTCGAATTATAACAGCAAACCTAGAATTCAGGATGACGTGGTACAGTATGCTAATGGAATCTTGTATGAACCCACGTTTGTGGTTACCAGAGCGGATGTGCACAATGAACAGAGTCCTGTAAAACAGCAAAATCAAGTGGATTCTCTGCCTCCATATCCTGAAAGTGGAAATGTTTCTCATTCGAGACAACCCAGCGAAGACTTTCCCCCTCCGCCATATCCTTCTATTCATTCTGTATCTCATTCGAGACAAGCTAGCGAGGACTTTCCACCACCGCCACCTCCTATTGATGAAAGCTCTAACCATGTTCATGATCAACAACAGTATCAGGAACAGTATCAACATCAGTATCAGCAACAACAATATCAGCAGTATCAACAACACCAGCACCAGCAACAGATCGTACATATGCAGCAGCGTCAACAGCAGCTGGATAATCAGCATATTAGTAGCTTATTGTCCCAGTTGCAGATGAAAAGGGATCAAATTTTAGCCTGTGAAGCTTcaagagaggaaaagagatCCGAAGAACaggaggaagaagagaaatcGTCTGGAGAGACTTGGTTACGTGAATTGCAGGCAAAACAGGCAGAGAGGAGGATGAAGAAGCAGGGTCCTCTTGAACAAGATATTCCAAAAGTTAGATCGTCTGCTCCAACAATTTCAGGACCAACGATCGCCAGGAGAACGAGCGATTTGATGATGAATAGTCTTGGCCAAAGTTACGATCAGTCCAGTCGGGATGTGCCCGATTGTCCAAGGGTCGTTTCTTCTGTTAAAGACATGGCTGCTAGATTCGAGCAAATTAAGTTGCAACCAGTGCCTAAAACAGAACCAGACCAGAAAATTCTAATGAAGCAAAATGTGAACTGTGTTTCTCCTTCTCCACTATTAGATGCTCCTCAGGATGTACAAGTGGAAGAATCGAGGCCAATGAAGCTATCTACAGAAAATCTGGCGAACTTTACTAAAACTGACAATTCCTCGAGTCAGTCGATCATGAATTCGAGCTTCGAATCTAGTTCCAGTCAGAACAGTTTTATTTCCACTACAGCCCCGAATAATCCCATGCAAATACAGCAGAGCGGATTAAATCAAGCAATCATGTCGATGTCTCTTACGCTGCCACACGAAAACGGCTTGCCTATTGATTATCCAGAGGATGATATCAGCGAAGTTGCTATGCAGAATACCATACAGAATACGACGATTCTACCAAGTGAGGACGATATCGCGCCGAGGAAAGTGAAACGACGaataggaaaaaagaagagcgTATCGTTCTGTGACCAAGTCGTTCTCGTTGCAACTGCAGAGGACGACGAGAAAGATTCTTATATACCTAATCCGATTCTGGAAAGGGTTCTTCGATCAGCGATGAACAAGCCAGAAACTGCTCAAGTCCTTCGAGAGATTAGAAGTCTTCAGGAAGCGGAGATGAATAGAGAGAATTGCACTGCCACCAAATTCCAACAGCAGACGCTGCCATTGAAAAGCGAAGCGGACAGTGTTCCTGCAACTCCGTATCAAGATCAGTTGAGAAGCGTGAACCCTATACCTATACCAGACACGATTAAACCTACTTTTGGAAGGCAAAATTCAAACGAGTCGGTGGGATCATTGTCAGACAAGAAATTATGTAGTTCTTATGGTAATGAAGGGCAGGATGTTGTCAGGGATACCTACTCAGGACTTCCCAATGTATCCAAACCACCTACATCGTATTCTCCGCAACTCCAGCAACAGATAAGATACTCTCAGAATGGATACATGCCATATTTGCAGTCTCAGTCAACGTATCCCCAAGCACAGACGTCTCATCCAAGAAACCAAGGCATTCCTCTGTCTCAAACCCAGAAACCAGCCAGTCCTTACCCCACTCAAATTCAGTATGTACAGAACAACGTGCAGCAACAAAAAGGAATGTCCCAAAAGAGCAGCTATCAGACTTATTACCAGTTAGAACAACAACATAATCAGATGAACAAGCAGATGTCTCAGCAACAGCAACCTAACATAAACCAGAGGATTACGAATCACAATGCAAGTCCCATAACTGTTCAGCATTCGCAGCAGCAATTTGTATATCCACCAACTCAATCTCCAAGCCCTTATCAGAACCAATACAGCCACAGTTCCTATCAAGGCTATCCCTACCAATCTGTTCCTCAGCAGAATAGAATAAACCAACCTCTTCCACAGTATCAACCACCACCCAATCCTCCAACTTCCTATCAACAACAACAGAGCATGCAGAATTATCAACAAAGACACGATAATTATCAGAGAGCACCGCAGAAGGCCGATCAACAAAATATTTTGGCACCAAATCAAACGTATCCTAATGCATTGCAAAATGGCCAGATTCAGTCGAATATGAAGTATCCCACGTACCAGCATCCCCCTGTGTCTAAACAGAGCAAACAAATGCATTTTGTACCTACGTCAAAGGGTAACCCAACAGTGACACAATCTACGTCTCCGTTACAAAAGCCTACGGTTGGTGGCACTGCAAGAACCGCACCGTGTCATCTCTGCCGGAAGAAACAGGTGTCTGAACCTGCTATTTACTGTTCAGACTGCGACTTTTACATGTCTCGTTTCCGGCCAAAAAATTGA